The following is a genomic window from Geobacillus subterraneus.
CATCCCATTTCCTCCTATCTTCGCATCATTCCTTTTCCTATCATATCATAATTTGCTCGTTTAGGCATATACCCGGGCGTTTTTTTCTGCCCGGCATATCGTATACTGTACAATTATGTATCGTCAAACAAGGGTGAATGGAAACGATGGCAGGACAACGACGGTTTTTCCAACTCGATGAACAATGGTGCATCGTTCACGTGCCGGAGCGCCCAAACGGGTTTGCCCTTTTTTTAATGGGCGATGGCGACCATTTCGTGAATGAACAGACGAGTTTTTGGCTCGAGCATCCGAGACGGCGCCAGTGGCTGGACGAGTGGCTTGAACAAGGGTACACGGTGTTTTCATCTCATTTGTACGGCCGGCATTGGGGAAGCCCGAAGGCGGTCCGGCTGGCGCGCCAACTCATCTACTCGGTATTGAAAAGCGAGATCGTCAACCGACGCATCTATATCGTCGCCGAAGGAATGGGCGCGCTCGTCGCCCTGCAGTTGCTTGGCGTCATGCCGAGGCAAATCCGCGCCGTCGCCATGCTCAACCCTTGCCTTGATGTGCGCGCCCAGCTTGAACACGAGCGGGGCCACCCATTCGTGTATCGGCGGATGGTAAAAGAAATCGCCCTCGCTTACGGATTGAAGGAAGAGGAAGTGCCGGAGGGTGTCCCGTCTCTTTTCCTTAGCCCGCACGATGTCCCGGTGATGATTTGGCAGCTCGCCGGCGTGAGCGAATACCCGTCCGCATTGCATAGCCGGAAGTACGAACAATGGATGAAAACAACCAACCACCGGGTGCGCATCGTCTACCAGCTGCCGGAAAAGCGGCGCCAGCTTGCTTGGCAGATCGGGCAATTTTTTCGCCAATATAACGAACTCCCGTAAAGAGCGAAGGCAGACGCATGAGGTTGTTGCGTCTGCTATTTTTTCAATCCATCGATGAGCGAGGAGATTTTTTTGATGAGCGGTTTCAGCTGCTGCAACGAGTCCGTCAGCGTACCGACGTTTTCGACGAGTTTCATCAAATCAATGTTTGGCAGCGGGAGCGGCTCCGTTTTTGTTTGTTCGTCCCGCTGGCCGGTCCGTTTTGGAGGAAAGGGGCCGAACATGAGGTGGGAGAAGCGGTCGCGCTCTTCACGGCTTTGCCGGGATGATGGGACGTTCGCCATAAAATCAGTCCTCCTTTTTTCCTCATCGTTTGCTTGT
Proteins encoded in this region:
- a CDS encoding alpha/beta hydrolase; the encoded protein is METMAGQRRFFQLDEQWCIVHVPERPNGFALFLMGDGDHFVNEQTSFWLEHPRRRQWLDEWLEQGYTVFSSHLYGRHWGSPKAVRLARQLIYSVLKSEIVNRRIYIVAEGMGALVALQLLGVMPRQIRAVAMLNPCLDVRAQLEHERGHPFVYRRMVKEIALAYGLKEEEVPEGVPSLFLSPHDVPVMIWQLAGVSEYPSALHSRKYEQWMKTTNHRVRIVYQLPEKRRQLAWQIGQFFRQYNELP